The following is a genomic window from Aphelocoma coerulescens isolate FSJ_1873_10779 chromosome 5, UR_Acoe_1.0, whole genome shotgun sequence.
CATAGATCCTTTAACTATCTTCAGTAGTTCCTTTCCAAACATACTTCACTCTGATACAGCTTTTGAGTTGAAACTGTTTTCCTCCTCTTgcttgagaaagaaaaacaaaccaaggcaTGTGCAAACAAAAGCTGTTCTGCTAACCAAGCCTGAACCCTTGCTCAAGTTGAGCAACCTCCCTTGTAAGAAGTATTGCCTCTGGGTGACACCATATGACCATCTGTCACCTGACTCAGCGACAAGCTGGAGCCTGGCAAAAGGTGCTGAAGAAAGCATGTACACTGAGAGCTTaattgtttgggggttttatgaCACTTCAAGAATTAGATCcttatcttttaaaatatttcctttttatttcttcagagcTCACCAAGGATAAAAGCAAACCTGTCTAATGAGTAGAGGGTCAGTTTTTTCAAGCCACACTTAAAAGTGCAGGCCCATGCAGGTAAAAGTGAGCAGACACTGATGTCAGATAAAAGacaagctggggttttttttggtgactGTAAAGTTTCTGAGGTACACTTCACATGAGAGAGATTATACAGAGTATAAATACTTTATGTTTCTCtcctaacatttaaaaaaaaaatccctatctTTACATTACATTTCATTCTTCAGGCTTTTTATTCTTGTTTGAGATCGAACATGCTGTTTTCTGGAACATTCCTTTTATGATTTCCTGTTGTTCCTCTTGTTTATCACTGGTTTCTCTCCAGTTTCCCCTTAATTGTTTTCAGTACACAGATACCAGAATACTAAAGTTTTGCCATTTTGACCTTCTGAACATTGctgtatttttctcatttctccttttttctggcTCAGATCTCTCTCTTCTGAGCTCTAGAAAGTCTTGGTAAAGTCTTGGCCCATTAATCCCAAGAACCCACTGATCAGATAAAATCCCAGCCCTccctgtttttgttttctttcctgttagTCAGATCACTCTTGTCTTCGTTTCTCAGATGGAAAAACTGAGGATTGAAgaagtaatttcttttcctgagcACAGCTAGTCATTTCTAGAACTGAGATCAGAATGCAGGACTTTGCCCCAGTCCTGCTCTGCAAATACAGTGCATTTTCTGTCTGTGCCCATAGTTTTCTGCATCTTTgtcttcctcttctctgactctTCCTCAGACTCTTTTCTGTCTCTAACCTCTGCTCAGGGCACCTGGGTATCCCACTGATCCAGACCAGACAGCTCCAGCATTCGACAGCAGAGCGTGTGTGTCCTACAGCTTTGTCCAGGCCAATATCAGCAGGCTTGGTCCTGTTCCCCCGCTGTCTgtgagcagctgcagggcaCTTGGCAGCGTTCCTGGGCGAGTGCATCGTCCTGTGCCTGAGCATCACCACTTGCAGGAGCGTTACTAATGGTGCACTGTCCCTGTCCTGGCAGATCTTCATCCGCAGCACGGACTGTGATCGGACACTGATGAGTGCAGAGGCCAATCTGGCAGGCCTCTATCCCCCAGGAGGACAACAGATGTTCAACCCTAACATCTCCTGGCAGCCTATCCCTGTGCACACAGTGCCCGAGTCTGATGAAAGAGTAAGTTAATCTCAAGGACATGTATTGACTACTCAAGTAGTATAGTGTCCAAAAAATATTTACTAGAGTTTTGATTCAGATTGTCTTGAATGTTTCCTGGGACCTACCTTGCACAGGTTTTcctattttcagaaaaagatgAGAGAATTCAGGGGCTGTGTTCACTTACCACGTCAGGTGCAACACCACAGCAGACCACACATGGTCTGGAGTATGTCAGCAGGCAGTACTCGAGGCTGTTTATAGATGCAGTCAGGGTTTCATTACAGTTGTGTGTGTTTACTGCGAATTCTGTACTCCAGCATTCTTGGTGACCTGGCTGCTCTTGTCTCTGCCCAGCTACTGAAGTTCCCTTTGACCCCTTGTCCACGGTATGAACAGCTACAGACTGAAACACGGCACTCAGCAGAATACATAAATAAGACCAAAGAGAATTGGGTAAGTAATGATGTTCGCATGAGATAAGGTGGTTCTAGGCTTGTAGTTATCACCTCTGTATAATCAGAGCTctgagaaaagggaagggaTACCAGTGCATATAACACAGTATGAGATTAGACAATTTAAGgcctttctcttttctcaaACCTACAGCAATTCCTGCAGATGGTGGCAAAGGAGACTGGGATCCGGGATATCTCTCTCGAGAGTATATGGAGTGTGTATGACACCCTGTTCTGTGAAGTAAGTCTGGCCATCATCTTACACCCACTGGAATCTGGTCTTTAGGATTCACTGGATTTGGTGGAAATTAGTTTACAAAATCCCATGAAACAACTTTTCACCCTACAATTAGAAGTAATATTCTAATTTCAGAATAATAACAGTTCCTACTCACTAGAGGCATGTACCAAGAATTACCTGGTTTTGCACCCTACAACCTCCCACTCTGTAGCTCAGATACATATCATGTCAGTCAGAAAAAGTCCCACCTGCATAAGAAATATCTCTTAAAAGTCACTAGAAAATGATTGCAATCTGAAATCTTTAGATCTCTGCGGACAAGCCTAAGTCCAATAATGGAGAAATGAGATCTCTACAAACTGAAGAAGCATTAACTTTATGATTTAAGTTGGGACCTTAATTAGGACTATTCCTGGTGCTACCTCTACCTCTCTGTTTAAATCAatcacttttctttctgtgcttctgttaATGCCAtatctaaaagaaaataatgctatCCTAAGTTAAGTGGGATTCACTCACATCTGTTTTTTGACCTATTTTAAGGTCCTTTGGCAGAGAAAGACTCTAGAGACAGATGTTACCCTTTTACCATCTCAAGTTGGTTTCTGTTGAAAGCACATCTCATGGAGACTTAAACACAATCAAAAATTGGATTAGCTGTGCTGTGATAATGCTAAACTAAAAGTCACATATCCAGGAGACTTAAAGTTGTTACATACAAGTTCCTCTGTGTATAACTGTACAGCATGATGACGTAAATTAAGGACATCTTTCATGTCAAACCAGTGAATTGTGGACACAGTAAACCCAAGCATTTTGATCCTGTGTCACCCTAATTGTATGGATGTGCAAGACTGCTCTGCTCGCTGGCAGGGTTATACAGTGGTGTGCACTATTTTGGGGGTGTAAAAGATAAATTAGCATGGAATTGCACTTTGCTGTGTAAAGTAGCGGCTTGGGTTGCTGCAAGCTGAGAATGTTCCAGTCCAGAGCTGCATTGTACTACGTGAATTTGCCCTTTGTATCACAAACCCAATTTCCTGTCTTGTAACAATCACAGTGAATCAACTTCTACTGATAAAAAATATCCTTTGGTCAGAGAGAGCAAGAATTTCAAATCTTTATTTTCAGGCGGCACTTGATGAGCTTATAGATTGGGCCTGGAAGGCCAGCTGACAACTACTCTAATCCCCAAGAACTTGGAGAACAGCCCACTGTcccaaagcaaaaccagaatGTTGTTAAGGAAAGAGTATTTCTCACTCAGAACTATACTCTCAGGCTAATTGGTCTCTTCAGCTCCTTTggtcttcctcctttttctaaGTCATGCAAACAATGCCCTGAAGAGGACTGTTTTTCTCACCTGAGCCAGTAGAGTCATTCTGGCTCTCTGGATGGAGACAATAAGAAAGTCCAAGAAATAGGCTGAACTTACCTGCTGTTCTCTTTGTAAATTAATGAAGAACTAACTAACTATGTAATCTGCTGATGGAATTTCTCTGAACCGCTCAGACAGAATGGGCCCTTAAGGATATTCAGCCTCAAATTCTGGAAGTCTAATGGGATGTGGCATAGAAAATTGTGCTCAGCAATGCTGGGAAACCACAAGTGCTGTTTGTCTGCCATTATAACCAATCCTTTCATGTAAAGGGTTGGCTGCAAAGCAGGTTCTTCTCTTGGTTCCCAGTTCTTGGGCTCCTGGGTTTGAGTACAGGGCTTTGTCAGTGGTGCATCCCACTGTTATGTCCATAGAGCACCTGCTAACTTTCTCCAGTGTCTTTCAGTGGCCCTCACACCCTCCAGGGAAACAGGTGCAGGTACATCAGAAACCCTGAGTTTGTGTTCACTCACttgtctggtttggttttttttcccctctttgacTGCATGCCATCTGCAGGGCAGAATCAGCCACATGTAAAGTTAATGCCCTAAGATTATTGTATCAATTACAACATAACCTTGCATTCCAGCTGTgctttcacagaaatgtagctCCTAGGTTGTAATCTTTATTCTTCTCATTATTTTCTGAAACAACATCAAAACCCACATCTATTATTTGTATGCAGCATAGCAGTGTGAGTTCAGAAGCATATATATTGCTTATTTAGAATAGTgtaggaaagcagcagcagtatGGGCAGGTCTCCAGACACCCTCCCCTTCTGTTTAATCTGTGACCTGTGCTACCTGCACATGAAtattctgtttctctttctaGCAAACACACAAAATGGATTTGCCTGCATGGGTGACACCAGATGTCATGACTCGGTTGAAGCAACTAAAAGACTTTGGTTTTGAATTTCTGTTTGGGATCCACAATCGGGTAGAAAAAGCTCGTCTGCAAGGCGGTGAGTGCACCAGAGAGGGAGCCTcgtgctgctctgcctggctttTGCCTCTTACCAGCTGTTCTCTTTCCTCAGGGGTCCTGCTGGATCACATAAGGAAAAATCTAACCAAAGCAGCAAATGTTTCTGCCCATCAGAACCTAAAACTACTTGCCTATTCAGCAGTAAGTCAGAGCTGGGGCTACCTTTTAGCCATCTCCTCCTGCTTACAGGGGATTGGGGCGTGGTGATGTTTTAACCCTTTCTAGCTTCCCTACAGCTCATACAGTGATCAGGACATGCATCTTTGCCTCTGACTGGGTGGGAGATGCAGTATCTGGCATCATTCTTCTGGGATCCCTGAGGAAAATTCCCAGTGTGTCCTTGTTGCTGTTAGCTCAGGCTCACGAACAAGACTGGCAGACTTTGGGGAGCCACTGCTCTATTTATTTGGTAGATGGGTTTATGCTACTCAAATGTGACGTTTCAGAAGTGTGGATACAGTTATCCCCTTTCCAGTAGCCTGCTGCCTGGGAAGTCACGCATCTCTTCCAAATTGCTCTCTAGAAATTAATTCTCAAAAAACAGTGCAGGATATACATGGCTGTTTCACTTCCCCCCCTTCTCTGGCACCAGCACAGATCACTGTTCTAGCAGTACAGTTCCTCTCCCATTTTCCAGATGAAGTTAGGAAGGTGATGTCCCCTCAGCACTGCCTTGTCCCTTACTGGTACAGTCTGAGCTGCCCTGCCACATCCCTAAGGGTGactgatttggtttttttccctctttctcagCATGACACCACACTTGTGGCACTGCAGATGGCTCTAGATGTCTACAACAAGATCCAAGCACCATACGCCTCATGTCATTTATTTGAACTGTACCAAGAGGATGATGGGTGAGGGCTGCAGTAAAGATGTCTGCTGTGATTTCACCTTGAGGGTTAGATACCTAGGCTAGGCTCCACTCTTGGGACATGCAATCTTGCTCCTTGGGCAGACTCTCATGAGGAAAACTTACCACCAGAATAAAGGAAAGGGTGTGGACACTTGAGTTTTTGGGAAGGGATGACTTcaactagagaaaaaaaaatcttgctgtGTTTCGTTTTCAGTAACTTCTCTGTGGAAATGTTTTACCGGAATGAGAGtgggaaggaacctttcccacTGACAATCCCTGGCTGTCAGCATAAATGTCCACTGCAAAGGTTCTTGGAACTCACAGATCCTGTTGTTCCCCAAGACTGGGAGCAAGAATGCCAGGTATCAAGCAGCATGCACGACACAGGTGAGCCCAGGCTTGACCAGAGTGTGGCAGAAGGGGAAAGTCTGGATGATACCATGCTGACCACTTATTTTCTCCCTTACAGAACTCTTTGTGGGTTTGGCTGTGTGTGGAtccattctccttctccttATTATCCTCCTCTTGACTGTACTCTTTCGCATACAGTCTCAGCCCCCTGGCTACCGGCACGTTTCCAATGAAGGTGAAGAGCAGGCCTGACAGTTGCTTCAACTCCTTCCCAGGCAGTAGGAGGGAGCTGTGTTGCCCCTACGGATGATTCGGCACCTTCAGTTATTCAGCATTCTTCTATTTTGGCCTTTGCTTCCCAGAACAAAACTGGACTTGATTGCTGAATGCTTTCTAAAGGTGACATCCTTTAGAAAGAACTGAGAAAAAGAACTGAACTACTCTAAGGAAATGACACCTTAACTTTGAAGCCAATATACTGTGTGGTGCCCCTGGTCTTCATATAGCTTACCCAGTCTGGGATTCCCAGCATGGCCAGTTTCACGTTTTCCTCCTTTCAAGTGACTGTAAATGTTACCACTCACCATGACTGTAAATGTTACCACTCACCATGACTGTGGCAGAGAAGCTTgggcctccagcagctgccacaTCCAGATGCATTTCTCTTCAGGGTCAACCTACTTTGAGTGCTTTGCCCTCACCATAGTGCTGCTGATGGTAGGAAGGCTGGGCTTCAGCTGAGAGTGCAGCTCACCAACAAGCACCAAGACTCATCTACTGTCCATGCAGTGGGAACTGCTGCGGATGATGGGAGACAAAGTGCTTCCTGAGGTTGCTCTCAAGTAGTTGCTGCTGggaactgggtttttttccctcttcacaTTGTGGCTCAAGAGAGGACTGGATTGAAATCAGGACAAGACTGAAAACCTAGCAGTTTTCAATCGATTCTAGCATTTGGCTCAGAACAGAATCAGGAGTAGAACCCAAAGAAGCTCTAAGAGCTTCATGAGAGAGAGAGCAATTCCTGTGACCATAGCAAACCCACACTCAATTTCTTGTGCAATGTTGGCTCTAGAAAGGAAAGTCCCCCTAGATAAGAAACTTGGTTTCTGTCTAAAGATCTCAAATTTGAATTTTACTTCCCCCATCTGAACTTCAAGGACCTACTAAAGGGAGTATGCAGTACTCCAGGCAGTCCAGATTTCAGCCCAAGGAATATGCTTTACTTAGCAGAATGTTTTTATGCTGTAATTAAGAGATGTAGCAGAGCTGTTTACCTAGGACTAGATAAAATACCAAGTTCTATAGTTTTTCTTCCTATCTTCCCTACTGGATGGACAACAAACAAACATTAAGAATCAGAGTTGGCAGGTGACTGTGGATTCCCTTATTTGTCACACTTGGGCATTTTTTCTGAAGTGTGTTTCTTTCTCCAgctcactgcagctgctgcagagaccTTCACACCAAGTGCTCACCACCTGCTTTGTAGTTTCTGGCAGAAAACGAGACTGCAGCAGGCACCAGAAGCACAGGCTCTTCACATGGTGATACTGCACATTCACTTCCTACTTTTACTTCTCTTTCTGGTGCAGTTCCCTTCCCCTCTTGGATGCAGAAGCCAGTTCTTAGGTTATGAACATTTCCTTTTGTTCCCCTTAAGGAGTACTCTGGGGACTTTTCTCCACACCGTAATTGGCATTTGCCAGCACGGGAACCCTAAATCAGCAGAAGCAGCTTGCTGTTCTCAGCATCTTCCTCACCTTTTTGTCCTCTCAAGATACAAACTAGGTCTCCTGCACAGCAAGACAGTCATAAAGAAGAAGCTACTGCCTGTGAGAACAGGCACAAGAAAGAGGTAATAGAAAGTGCATTTAAGAGGACCAGACCTGTAATTTTTAAAGGCACCAAATTttgcacacacagagaaaaggtTTCTATAATGATTTGGACATTTTGACTGTGAATTACTTTCTGTACTTGTTCCAATACATTTCATTATTAAAATCAATTTAGCACTgaactcttctcctcttcttctctAAGAGTTCACAGGGCTACTAGCACTGGTGTGCTCAGTGTTGGAAAGCAGGCAGAATTTACTGCAGCATACCCCCTCCTAAAGGAATTCCCTGTTTCACAATTCCACATGTAGCACAGGGAGATTTGACATCAACTGGTTTTgactgcagcagctgtgcatAGATACAGCTGATGATGCATCCTGTCCAACTTGGAGGGGTCTGCATCACACCCAGTACTATGACTGCTACTTCTACCACAGTTGTAGGTCTCATAGCCCTCCTATTGAAAGGTCTCAAACTTCTCCCCTACAAAAGTAGTTCAGCAGTGTCCTCAAAGCAGCCACTCTCTCTAGCAAAGAATGTTAGTTTAGTACAAAATTTTATTGATATTAATACTGCAAAACTATAAAAGTGAATATGGAGGATCTGCACAGGCCTGgagcccat
Proteins encoded in this region:
- the ACP2 gene encoding lysosomal acid phosphatase isoform X1 — protein: MAGGRDGAVLLLLALCLQPPPARARSLRFVTLVYRHGDRSPIKAFPRDPYQESAWPQGFGQLTQVGMRQQWELGQALRRRYRDFLSDTYRRQEIFIRSTDCDRTLMSAEANLAGLYPPGGQQMFNPNISWQPIPVHTVPESDERLLKFPLTPCPRYEQLQTETRHSAEYINKTKENWQFLQMVAKETGIRDISLESIWSVYDTLFCEQTHKMDLPAWVTPDVMTRLKQLKDFGFEFLFGIHNRVEKARLQGGVLLDHIRKNLTKAANVSAHQNLKLLAYSAHDTTLVALQMALDVYNKIQAPYASCHLFELYQEDDGNFSVEMFYRNESGKEPFPLTIPGCQHKCPLQRFLELTDPVVPQDWEQECQVSSSMHDTELFVGLAVCGSILLLLIILLLTVLFRIQSQPPGYRHVSNEGEEQA
- the ACP2 gene encoding lysosomal acid phosphatase isoform X2, whose translation is MSAEANLAGLYPPGGQQMFNPNISWQPIPVHTVPESDERLLKFPLTPCPRYEQLQTETRHSAEYINKTKENWQFLQMVAKETGIRDISLESIWSVYDTLFCEQTHKMDLPAWVTPDVMTRLKQLKDFGFEFLFGIHNRVEKARLQGGVLLDHIRKNLTKAANVSAHQNLKLLAYSAHDTTLVALQMALDVYNKIQAPYASCHLFELYQEDDGNFSVEMFYRNESGKEPFPLTIPGCQHKCPLQRFLELTDPVVPQDWEQECQVSSSMHDTELFVGLAVCGSILLLLIILLLTVLFRIQSQPPGYRHVSNEGEEQA